The sequence ATAGATTATTGCCTAAATCTACTTTCACAATGATATGAAAATGATTGAATATAATGTTCACTGTAGTTGCCATTTGGACACTCTTTTGAGGCAACACCCTATTTtagcaaaaaatatataatagttATAAAAACTATAGCcatatagataaaaatataaaaatagtagCATTTCGAAATATTATTGTTGAGTTTTTTTGAATTAATCAGTCGTTACTCTAATGGACAGATAAAGCAAGTAGATTGTTGGTTACCACCCGCAACAAGATTATCACAAAGTATGATCAATACGTCCACAATATGAGTCTCTTAGACTCCAAAAAAAGCTGGGAATTGTTGTTGAAGAAGGCATTCGTTGGCAACACAATTGGCAATTGTCCAGAAGAATTCGAGGGTGTAGGCAcacaaatcttgcaaaaatGCGATGGTCTACCATTAGCTATCAGCGTGGTAGGAGGCTTACTCATGGTAACACAAACCAAGAGTGGATGGGAACAAGTTCTTAACCAATTAAACTCTTATTTGGGAAGGACTGAAAGCGGCGTATCAGCAATTTTGGAGTTGAGTTATCAGAATTTATCACCCCAATTGAAATCATGCTTCTTGTGCCTAGCTTTTTTCAAAGAAGACTTTACTATCCCAGCAAAAAGGCTAGTAAACATATGGAATGCACAAGGCTTGATCCAACAAGAAGGAAGCAGAAGTATATTTGATGAGATAGGAAGAGGTTATTTAAATGAGCTGATCAATCGAAGCATGGTTCAAATTCAAGATCTAAATATCCATGATCAAGTCAAAAGTTGTCGCCTACATGATCTTGTTCGCGAGGTTTGCTTAAGAAAAGCAAAGGAGGAAATAGGTCTGGAGATAGTAAAGGGGGACGGAGGGATATCATCAGAATCATCCTATAAGCCTCGCCATCGTGTTGTCTATGCCAAAAATCTTGAGACTTCCTCGTCGAATCAAAATAAGCATGTACGCTCTCTTTTCCTACTTAACGTCCATGATGATTCTGGATATATAACCACTCCATCTCATTACTGGAAGGGCTATCAACTCCTTAAGACAGTCGAGCTTGACGCCAGTCACGCCACTGCCTTCAAAAGATTTCCCAACTCTTTTCGGTTATTGATTGGATTGAAGTGCTTGAGAATATACTCATATCCTGTAGGCTCCATAGAACTCCCATGTTGGTTTGATCATCTTAGAAACCTCGAAGTTGTTGACATGAAATCGTGCTGGGTATATTTTCCAAGACTTGTTTCATTGAAAATGGACAAGCTAGGTTACTTCATCAGCGCAGGTATTGGCCGTGGACCGACAAATAAAAACATGTGgaataaaaatattgagtgtTTGAGAGGAATAAGGCACAAGGATTGGATGAAGTCAACTCTAACGAGCAGTTGCCATCTTCGTGAATTAGGCATACGTTTTGATGAAGAAAGAATAAAGCGTGAAGAGTTGATCAAAGTGAGAGCGTCATTGGAGAAGATGCAGAATCTTGTCATACTTCACTTAAGATGGCCGTATAATTATGCTACTGACATAGCATTAGTTGTGCCGCAGCTCGCCAATCTCACCAAACTTAAACTGGAAGGTTTAATGACCAAATGTCCAAGTGCGAGTATGTTCCCTCCAAATCTTTCTCGCCTCACATTGACGGGTTCCCAGCTACATGTTGATCCGATGGCAGAGCTGGGTAAGCTTCCAAAGCTTTTATTTCTCAAGTTACAGAATATGGCTTACTTGGGTGAAACGATGCTAGTTTTGTGCGATGGGTTCCCCAGCCTCGAAGCCATGGCTTTTCGAGAATTGTATGGACTGAAGAGCGTCTTCATAGAAGAAGGTGGAATGCCGAAGCTC comes from Salvia miltiorrhiza cultivar Shanhuang (shh) chromosome 3, IMPLAD_Smil_shh, whole genome shotgun sequence and encodes:
- the LOC131017186 gene encoding disease resistance RPP8-like protein 3, whose protein sequence is MSLLDSKKSWELLLKKAFVGNTIGNCPEEFEGVGTQILQKCDGLPLAISVVGGLLMVTQTKSGWEQVLNQLNSYLGRTESGVSAILELSYQNLSPQLKSCFLCLAFFKEDFTIPAKRLVNIWNAQGLIQQEGSRSIFDEIGRGYLNELINRSMVQIQDLNIHDQVKSCRLHDLVREVCLRKAKEEIGLEIVKGDGGISSESSYKPRHRVVYAKNLETSSSNQNKHVRSLFLLNVHDDSGYITTPSHYWKGYQLLKTVELDASHATAFKRFPNSFRLLIGLKCLRIYSYPVGSIELPCWFDHLRNLEVVDMKSCWVYFPRLVSLKMDKLGYFISAGIGRGPTNKNMWNKNIECLRGIRHKDWMKSTLTSSCHLRELGIRFDEERIKREELIKVRASLEKMQNLVILHLRWPYNYATDIALVVPQLANLTKLKLEGLMTKCPSASMFPPNLSRLTLTGSQLHVDPMAELGKLPKLLFLKLQNMAYLGETMLVLCDGFPSLEAMAFRELYGLKSVFIEEGGMPKLKHLGIRRCRYLETRNLPQHINIFTQ